From one Vibrio palustris genomic stretch:
- a CDS encoding MalM family protein: protein MKRFPLTTLLMTLLLTACSELPDQPLNTDLNQTSCCSTLSALPVTALSVPFHQQVVMDADLPTLSSTVLYPSETAPSQPLPVMSYHITSDAPFSLLVRSYVNNSALFAANVLIYDQSWQLISDYSAKDFTYHTTGMRGLERVEQVITINPQLKGAKYVIITADPAILDKELPRKSQEKVYAESQHVIGNKQLPLTATFQPVGVVDITTSTSHSNEVLTLLTELGAKNREDAQPTLTHAAAAQAKDQWALYREKIDSALENQDVKQAAHIANLAAQQGFTQAKDYLVEQLAK from the coding sequence ATGAAACGCTTTCCGCTTACAACACTGCTAATGACATTGCTTTTAACCGCATGCAGTGAATTACCCGATCAACCTTTAAATACCGACTTAAACCAAACGTCATGTTGCTCAACATTGTCAGCATTACCAGTTACCGCCCTATCGGTTCCATTCCACCAGCAAGTGGTGATGGATGCCGATTTACCCACGTTGAGCAGCACGGTGTTATATCCCTCAGAAACAGCACCTTCACAACCACTGCCCGTGATGAGTTACCATATTACATCCGATGCCCCTTTCTCATTACTAGTTCGTTCTTATGTCAATAACAGTGCTCTATTTGCAGCAAATGTTTTGATTTACGATCAATCTTGGCAGCTTATCTCCGATTATTCAGCCAAAGACTTTACTTATCATACAACCGGTATGCGTGGTTTAGAGCGTGTTGAACAAGTGATCACCATCAACCCACAACTTAAAGGAGCGAAGTATGTCATTATTACGGCTGACCCGGCCATACTAGACAAAGAACTGCCCCGTAAATCTCAAGAAAAAGTATATGCAGAATCACAACATGTGATCGGTAATAAGCAGCTTCCTCTTACCGCGACATTCCAACCTGTTGGTGTTGTCGATATTACGACCAGTACTTCGCATAGCAATGAAGTATTAACTCTATTAACCGAGTTAGGTGCCAAAAATCGCGAAGACGCACAGCCAACGTTAACGCACGCAGCCGCAGCACAAGCTAAAGATCAATGGGCGCTGTATCGTGAAAAAATCGATTCAGCACTAGAAAACCAAGACGTTAAGCAAGCTGCACATATCGCCAATCTTGCTGCGCAGCAAGGCTTTACTCAAGCGAAAGATTATCTGGTTGAACAATTAGCGAAGTAA
- a CDS encoding pectate lyase family protein: protein MSSFSKKLSILAVTAALSSLTITANADQLLTNTALEAASSGFATLNNGTTGGARADAKHIYIVSNISQFKQALSKDEEQPRIIQVQGTIDVTGGQPYRNFDDQKARSQLKIPSNTTIIGVTADAGFKHGSLVVRKANNVIIRNLTLESPVDVEPHFEKGDGWNAEWDSMTIAYAQNVWVDHVTFDDGSFTDADYGEKDGWEYVRHDGMLDIKRASDFVTISYSVFKNHNKTMLIGHSKSNASEDRGHLRVTLADNVFSKITQRTPRVRFGNIHVFNNLFEGDYKDPTYRYMYSFGLGYEGSIQSQYNVFDIDNLKTSKQYKVAKVYQSNSSLTDTGSTFNGSPLDLEESDVPNAASWSIPYNYTLYSTEGLGDYLKATAGAGNLAL, encoded by the coding sequence ATGAGTTCTTTCTCGAAAAAACTTTCTATATTGGCGGTAACTGCTGCTTTATCATCTCTTACTATTACGGCTAATGCTGATCAATTGTTAACCAATACTGCATTGGAAGCAGCGAGCAGCGGTTTTGCGACATTAAATAATGGTACCACCGGTGGCGCGCGTGCCGACGCGAAGCATATTTATATTGTGAGTAATATTAGTCAGTTTAAACAAGCACTCAGTAAAGATGAAGAGCAACCACGTATTATTCAAGTGCAAGGAACAATCGATGTTACCGGTGGGCAGCCGTATCGCAATTTTGATGACCAGAAGGCACGATCGCAACTGAAGATACCATCGAATACCACAATTATTGGTGTGACTGCGGACGCTGGTTTTAAACATGGTTCATTGGTTGTACGTAAAGCGAATAATGTCATCATTCGTAACCTCACACTGGAAAGCCCCGTTGATGTTGAGCCGCATTTTGAAAAAGGTGATGGATGGAATGCCGAATGGGACAGCATGACGATTGCGTACGCACAAAATGTTTGGGTTGATCATGTCACATTTGATGATGGCTCATTTACGGACGCCGATTATGGCGAAAAAGATGGGTGGGAATATGTGCGTCACGATGGAATGCTAGATATTAAACGCGCAAGTGACTTTGTCACAATCTCATATTCGGTGTTTAAAAATCATAATAAGACAATGCTCATTGGCCATAGTAAGAGTAATGCATCGGAAGATCGTGGACACTTGCGTGTCACACTTGCCGATAACGTGTTCAGTAAGATCACACAGCGCACGCCGCGTGTGCGGTTTGGTAACATCCATGTCTTCAACAATTTATTTGAAGGGGATTACAAAGATCCAACGTATCGTTATATGTACTCGTTTGGTTTGGGTTATGAAGGTTCGATTCAATCGCAATACAATGTGTTTGATATCGATAACCTTAAAACGAGCAAGCAATATAAAGTTGCGAAAGTCTATCAAAGCAACTCATCGTTAACAGATACTGGATCAACCTTTAACGGCTCGCCTCTGGACTTAGAAGAAAGTGATGTTCCAAACGCAGCATCTTGGTCTATCCCTTATAACTACACATTATACTCAACAGAAGGGTTAGGAGACTACTTAAAAGCAACCGCTGGTGCGGGTAATCTTGCCTTATAA
- a CDS encoding sugar-binding transcriptional regulator — MAKEDNHKTDQMVRAAWMYYVSGRNQRDIAQELGLSRPVVQRLIATAKEEGIVSVRLHHPISRCLDYAELLKKKYQLVECNIVPTTNPEETLDNVAFGCFQLISKYIKDQQAQIIGIGSGLTLKKAINRIDFESSNNQCVALISAMGINGQCNYYDDVPLILAGKIRANYFQLPVPRYATSSDELAIWKNMRVFKQVAKVTDKANVMFVGIGSLMKTSPIIKDGFISSDKGKELNQQGAVGEILGRFINAQGEIVACQINQLITSYDIRNNQCPRIGAACSEDKRAAILASLIGGWINGLVTDEATARWLLTQ; from the coding sequence GTGGCTAAAGAAGATAATCATAAAACTGATCAAATGGTTCGAGCTGCTTGGATGTATTATGTATCTGGGCGCAATCAGCGGGATATCGCACAAGAACTCGGCCTATCAAGACCAGTAGTACAACGTTTGATTGCAACCGCAAAAGAAGAAGGAATTGTATCGGTCAGGCTTCATCATCCAATATCAAGGTGTTTGGATTACGCAGAGTTATTAAAAAAGAAATACCAGTTAGTAGAGTGCAATATCGTGCCCACGACGAATCCCGAAGAAACACTCGATAATGTAGCCTTTGGCTGTTTTCAACTGATCTCAAAATATATCAAAGACCAACAAGCTCAGATCATCGGTATTGGCTCTGGGCTGACGCTAAAAAAAGCGATTAATCGTATTGATTTTGAGTCATCAAACAACCAGTGTGTCGCATTAATTAGTGCGATGGGCATCAACGGCCAATGTAATTACTACGATGATGTACCGCTTATTTTAGCGGGTAAAATTCGAGCCAATTACTTTCAATTACCTGTACCGCGGTATGCTACATCTAGTGATGAACTGGCAATATGGAAAAATATGCGTGTCTTTAAACAAGTAGCGAAGGTCACCGATAAAGCCAATGTGATGTTTGTAGGAATTGGCTCATTAATGAAAACCAGCCCAATCATAAAAGATGGCTTTATCTCATCAGATAAAGGTAAAGAGCTAAATCAGCAAGGCGCGGTTGGTGAGATTTTGGGACGCTTTATCAATGCGCAAGGCGAGATCGTAGCGTGTCAAATCAATCAGTTAATTACCAGTTATGATATACGCAATAACCAATGCCCTCGCATTGGTGCCGCTTGTAGTGAAGATAAGCGGGCCGCTATTCTTGCTTCACTCATTGGTGGGTGGATCAATGGCTTAGTCACCGATGAAGCTACAGCAAGATGGTTATTGACACAATAA
- a CDS encoding carbohydrate porin yields the protein MKQKKLASVLGAALALAPLMSTAAVENVTYFGYAKWGNIYTDNDDHNDGKGERNDVIRAGQGYGNYRLGNELNWWEAGVKADIWQQNNAYFDTTLYIGSGESWGDVSTIQMWSAGHGIFEGQDEASVWAGERFYRRHEVHMIDIKYWDTSSTGIGIENWDLGFAKGHIAWMAPDSSADGRSLHNIDARLSDIELSDSADLTVGLNYVFTQNSSYEESDITTSGTMLSTLYRQAWKYGSNTLAFQYGTDALAGGLMSAEGGSNRKYSTGVEHDGESWRIFNSGDLNVSEDFQVMYSIAYQDNNLDNREGEKWFSVGARPQYSWTEFIATAVEVGYESVEAQNGAGTNDMFKVTLAQMFQAGKGVWARPSIRLFATYSEKTDEWNRGGEVYGHAQGMSTDNVDEVTFGFNVETWW from the coding sequence ATGAAACAAAAGAAGCTTGCCAGTGTACTAGGCGCTGCCCTCGCGTTAGCACCGCTTATGAGTACTGCTGCTGTGGAGAACGTCACCTATTTTGGCTACGCTAAATGGGGCAATATTTATACCGATAACGACGACCATAACGACGGTAAAGGCGAGCGTAATGACGTCATTCGAGCGGGACAAGGCTATGGTAATTATCGTTTGGGCAACGAGCTGAACTGGTGGGAAGCAGGCGTCAAGGCCGATATATGGCAACAAAATAATGCCTACTTTGATACTACACTTTACATCGGTAGCGGTGAAAGCTGGGGCGATGTGAGCACAATACAAATGTGGTCTGCGGGGCATGGCATATTTGAAGGCCAAGATGAAGCCTCAGTGTGGGCTGGTGAGCGTTTTTACCGCCGCCATGAAGTTCATATGATCGATATTAAATACTGGGATACATCCAGCACCGGGATTGGTATTGAAAACTGGGATCTTGGCTTTGCTAAAGGGCATATTGCATGGATGGCGCCAGACTCTAGTGCTGATGGTCGTAGCCTGCATAACATTGATGCTCGTTTAAGTGACATCGAACTCAGTGACAGTGCAGATCTTACGGTTGGTTTGAACTACGTTTTTACTCAAAACTCTAGTTACGAGGAAAGTGATATAACCACCTCTGGTACGATGCTTTCTACACTTTATCGGCAGGCGTGGAAATACGGTTCAAACACTTTAGCTTTCCAATATGGTACCGACGCGCTTGCGGGTGGATTAATGAGTGCTGAAGGCGGCTCGAACCGCAAATACAGTACCGGTGTTGAGCACGATGGTGAGAGTTGGCGTATCTTCAACTCTGGCGATCTGAACGTGAGTGAAGATTTTCAGGTCATGTACTCCATCGCCTATCAAGACAATAACCTCGATAATCGAGAAGGTGAGAAGTGGTTTAGCGTTGGGGCTCGTCCTCAATATAGCTGGACCGAGTTCATCGCGACTGCCGTTGAAGTGGGCTATGAATCGGTAGAGGCACAAAATGGTGCGGGCACTAACGATATGTTCAAAGTCACCTTGGCGCAAATGTTCCAAGCCGGCAAAGGCGTCTGGGCTCGTCCGTCTATTCGTTTATTCGCGACGTATTCAGAGAAAACTGATGAATGGAACCGTGGTGGCGAAGTCTATGGTCATGCACAAGGTATGAGTACAGACAACGTTGACGAAGTGACTTTCGGCTTTAACGTTGAAACGTGGTGGTAA
- a CDS encoding HAD family hydrolase produces MKQKAVIFDMDGVLIDSEPLWQEAQIDTLKSFNVHITRHDCEELTMGKRLDDIAQTWLKTYTLPVSVNVLAERILGILCDRIVTTGKAMTGVKQALDYFTKQEMKIALATSSHHLVIKAVFDRLKLHDKFSVVCSAEDEQKGKPAPDVYLTAAYRLQLPVHECVVIEDSLTGLTAAKTADMTTYLVSPQHKHAKFKMADYRYANLLDLIDDIDT; encoded by the coding sequence ATGAAACAAAAAGCGGTTATTTTTGATATGGATGGTGTGCTCATCGATTCAGAGCCTTTATGGCAAGAGGCACAAATCGATACCCTTAAGAGTTTTAATGTGCACATCACACGTCACGACTGTGAAGAATTGACCATGGGTAAGCGCTTGGACGATATAGCACAAACGTGGCTTAAGACGTATACGCTACCTGTCTCGGTCAACGTTCTCGCTGAGCGAATTCTAGGGATCTTATGTGATCGTATTGTCACCACTGGTAAAGCAATGACAGGGGTTAAGCAAGCGTTAGACTATTTTACCAAGCAAGAAATGAAGATTGCCTTGGCAACCTCTTCCCATCACTTAGTGATAAAAGCTGTATTCGATCGTTTAAAGTTGCATGATAAATTTAGTGTGGTGTGCAGCGCTGAAGATGAACAAAAAGGTAAGCCTGCGCCGGATGTGTACCTCACCGCGGCTTATCGTTTGCAATTGCCTGTTCACGAATGCGTGGTGATAGAGGACAGCTTAACGGGGCTAACAGCCGCCAAAACAGCGGATATGACGACGTATTTAGTCTCACCACAACATAAACACGCTAAGTTTAAGATGGCGGATTACCGCTATGCAAACTTACTCGATTTGATTGACGATATCGATACATAA
- a CDS encoding sensor domain-containing diguanylate cyclase: MLALRLLFTSFFILLYGFPTLAAADSRPITTLDTIEYFQDPHTLSLDKAQARFQLGDTHTSQRSLLSLGISDNVTWVQLSVTNHGQRVLSRRLTVGKTWIDHINVYLFQSGLLVQHWETGDSHLPADEHLVPGLGYTISMKIPPGKHHILISASSNDPMTLPIQLLSPQEATNNDTFIHFSSAFVYGILASLIGFNLVLYITLKQPYPLFYCLYISCFICVNITYNGYGFAWIYPNSTFLQDYATLALMILHGISGVAFVVSYLDVSRHIPKIYKLLIFYSLCGIVVFIYYAYQFDHINTTRFAFSYLTLSSILMIITGLLSINKIKDAKSFSFSVLCSMVGLLTTTFTIWGFIPYNYYTYHGAVLGVLCEAIILAIIITIRLKDIESERIKNKHLSCYDPLTNLYNRRAFYQYGPPTLESAYDEKTSLACVMMDLDHFKIINDTYGHDTGDQVLLHIAHILTNNLREDDIIARWGGEEIVILLPNTTMAEASILMERIRLTLENTPLRTVKGMITVTASFGLSELIRNDTLEHLLSRADQQLFIAKQAGRNRISQTDALLS; the protein is encoded by the coding sequence ATGCTAGCGCTGCGCCTATTATTTACGAGTTTTTTCATCTTGTTATACGGTTTCCCTACGCTCGCAGCTGCGGATTCCCGTCCAATCACCACTCTCGATACTATCGAATATTTTCAAGACCCGCATACGCTATCGCTTGATAAGGCACAAGCCAGATTTCAATTAGGCGATACCCATACCAGCCAGCGCTCATTATTATCATTAGGTATTTCTGACAACGTTACCTGGGTACAACTAAGCGTTACGAATCATGGACAGCGTGTACTTAGTCGACGTTTAACTGTCGGCAAGACATGGATTGACCATATTAATGTTTATCTTTTCCAAAGCGGCCTCTTAGTTCAACACTGGGAAACTGGGGATAGCCATCTGCCAGCAGATGAACACTTAGTGCCAGGCTTAGGCTATACAATCTCGATGAAAATCCCACCAGGAAAACATCATATCCTCATATCGGCCTCTTCGAATGATCCAATGACCTTGCCAATTCAGCTACTGTCACCTCAGGAAGCAACGAATAACGATACATTTATTCATTTTAGTAGCGCGTTTGTGTATGGCATCCTTGCGTCATTGATTGGCTTTAACTTAGTTTTATATATCACGCTAAAACAGCCTTATCCGTTATTTTACTGCTTGTATATTAGTTGCTTTATCTGTGTAAATATTACCTACAACGGTTATGGTTTTGCGTGGATTTATCCTAACTCTACATTTCTTCAAGATTATGCGACCCTAGCATTGATGATATTGCATGGTATTAGTGGGGTTGCATTTGTAGTTAGCTACCTTGATGTATCACGCCATATACCAAAGATTTACAAACTATTAATCTTCTATAGTTTATGTGGCATAGTGGTTTTTATATATTACGCCTATCAATTTGACCATATAAATACAACACGCTTTGCGTTTAGCTATTTAACACTGTCTTCTATTCTAATGATTATTACTGGCTTATTGAGCATTAATAAAATTAAAGATGCAAAAAGTTTTTCATTTTCTGTACTGTGCAGTATGGTTGGTTTATTAACGACCACCTTTACCATATGGGGGTTTATTCCATACAACTATTATACTTATCATGGCGCCGTATTGGGTGTGTTGTGTGAAGCAATTATTTTAGCCATTATTATTACGATCCGTTTAAAAGATATTGAAAGTGAAAGAATTAAAAATAAACACTTGTCTTGTTATGATCCACTTACCAATCTTTATAATCGTCGGGCGTTTTATCAATATGGCCCCCCCACGCTTGAATCGGCTTACGATGAGAAAACATCACTGGCCTGTGTCATGATGGACCTCGACCATTTTAAGATTATTAATGATACCTATGGGCATGATACGGGCGATCAGGTGTTACTACATATCGCTCATATCCTTACTAATAACTTACGTGAGGACGATATCATCGCCCGGTGGGGAGGAGAAGAAATTGTTATTTTACTACCTAACACCACCATGGCCGAAGCGAGTATACTGATGGAAAGAATCCGACTAACGTTAGAAAATACACCACTGCGCACGGTTAAAGGAATGATTACGGTCACCGCAAGCTTTGGTCTTTCAGAGTTGATTCGCAATGATACCTTAGAGCATTTACTGAGCCGAGCAGACCAACAGCTTTTTATTGCGAAACAAGCTGGGCGCAATCGAATCAGCCAAACTGACGCTTTATTAAGTTAG
- a CDS encoding MFS transporter, producing the protein MDNTKKEWLGLPLNLLWGYIAIAVFMTGDGFELAFLSHYITELGFTPAQSSFAFTLYGLAAALSAWVSGVVAEIITPQKTMKIGFILWCVFHVLFLTFGLTQSNYALMLVFYGIRGLAYPLFLYSFIVVIVYNVRSDGVSSALGWFWTVYSIGIGVAGSYIPSLTIPWVGELGTLWLSLVFCGAGGLIAWVALRRVNTPTHMHTLTTSQKLKELSRAVTLLYTNKNVLYSCIVRIVNTLSLFGFAVIMPMMFVDDLGFTTSEWLQVWTVFFATTIFSNVFWGIMGEKIGWMKVVRWFGCIGMALSTLAFYYIPQHFGHNFYMALIPAIALGIFVAAFVPITAMLTTLEPNHKGAAISVYNLSAGLSNFVAPAIAVLLLPYFGTIGVVVAYTALYLIAFLITYFIKVQQPGFETIPANVDEISTT; encoded by the coding sequence ATGGACAATACAAAAAAAGAATGGCTTGGACTGCCACTCAATTTACTATGGGGATACATTGCAATCGCCGTTTTTATGACGGGAGATGGCTTTGAATTAGCGTTTTTATCCCATTACATTACCGAACTTGGTTTTACGCCGGCTCAGTCTTCGTTCGCCTTTACGCTTTATGGATTAGCCGCGGCATTATCCGCCTGGGTATCCGGTGTGGTTGCGGAAATCATAACGCCGCAGAAAACCATGAAAATTGGATTTATTCTTTGGTGTGTTTTTCATGTGCTATTCCTAACTTTTGGGCTAACGCAATCTAACTATGCATTAATGTTAGTGTTTTATGGTATTCGGGGCCTTGCTTATCCGTTATTCCTGTATTCATTTATCGTGGTGATTGTTTATAACGTGCGTAGTGATGGCGTTAGTTCGGCGTTGGGTTGGTTCTGGACTGTTTATTCGATTGGTATTGGTGTTGCAGGAAGTTACATTCCAAGTTTGACCATTCCTTGGGTTGGTGAGTTGGGCACCTTATGGTTATCTTTAGTTTTTTGTGGAGCCGGGGGCTTAATCGCATGGGTGGCGTTACGCAGGGTCAATACACCAACACATATGCATACTTTGACCACTTCGCAGAAATTAAAGGAACTAAGTCGCGCCGTTACCTTACTGTATACCAATAAAAATGTTCTTTACTCTTGCATAGTTCGCATTGTGAATACGTTGTCGCTGTTTGGTTTCGCGGTCATCATGCCAATGATGTTTGTTGATGATTTAGGATTTACTACATCGGAATGGCTACAAGTGTGGACGGTCTTTTTTGCCACGACGATTTTTTCTAATGTATTTTGGGGGATAATGGGTGAAAAAATAGGCTGGATGAAAGTTGTACGCTGGTTTGGATGTATAGGAATGGCGCTGTCTACTTTAGCGTTTTACTATATTCCTCAACACTTTGGACATAACTTCTATATGGCTTTAATTCCGGCTATTGCATTAGGTATCTTTGTCGCGGCGTTTGTTCCGATTACCGCAATGCTGACCACACTTGAACCCAATCATAAAGGGGCTGCGATATCTGTCTATAACTTGTCGGCTGGATTATCAAATTTCGTGGCACCTGCTATCGCGGTGTTATTACTGCCTTATTTTGGCACGATAGGTGTAGTGGTTGCTTATACTGCTTTGTATCTTATCGCTTTTCTTATTACGTATTTCATTAAAGTTCAGCAGCCAGGTTTTGAGACCATCCCTGCTAACGTAGACGAAATTAGCACTACATAA
- the dalD gene encoding D-arabinitol 4-dehydrogenase translates to MHNYTTWLHIGLGSFHRAHQAWYLHQLRQSGDTRWHIAAGNIRDDAEATIEALRSQNGEYMLETVSPAGERNYEVIQSIQTLLAWQPDLKPLINEGAKASTKVIAFTVTEAGYYLKTDHSLDVTNPILIGDLNGGHATIYGAVIKILQARMDDHAGPVTLLSCDNVRHNGERFRDGLLECLTLQGNADLLAWVRANTTCPNTMVDRITPRPMPDLPARVKAQTGMDDRAPVMGETFIQWVIEDNFIANRPKFENVGVEMVESVIPYEEAKIRILNASHSCIAWAGTLLSKAFIHESTLIDAIYNVAHNYVHHDVIPCLGDNGINLHAYLETVLERFTNPYIKDTNQRVAADGLSKIPAMITPTMIECYQRGMTPHATAMLPALFFVFMQQWHKGELPYEYQDSMLDESAMHTMFDAADPIQVYTQNAALFGELATQAEFATLIRDKISIVNEMIA, encoded by the coding sequence ATGCACAATTACACCACATGGCTTCATATCGGTTTAGGTTCATTTCATCGAGCGCACCAAGCCTGGTATCTGCATCAGTTACGGCAGTCTGGTGATACTCGTTGGCATATTGCAGCTGGGAATATTCGCGATGATGCAGAGGCCACAATCGAGGCGTTACGTTCTCAAAATGGTGAATACATGCTTGAAACGGTGAGTCCTGCAGGTGAGCGTAACTATGAAGTGATTCAATCTATTCAGACGCTGCTAGCTTGGCAGCCAGATCTCAAGCCGCTGATTAATGAAGGAGCAAAAGCGAGCACCAAAGTGATTGCGTTTACCGTGACCGAAGCAGGCTACTATTTGAAGACCGATCATTCGCTAGATGTCACTAATCCAATATTAATTGGTGACTTGAACGGCGGACACGCGACTATTTATGGGGCGGTAATTAAAATATTGCAAGCGCGCATGGATGATCATGCTGGGCCAGTGACACTATTAAGTTGTGACAACGTTCGCCACAATGGTGAGCGTTTTCGTGATGGCTTGTTGGAGTGCTTGACGTTACAAGGTAATGCAGATCTCCTCGCGTGGGTGCGTGCGAATACAACATGTCCGAATACCATGGTGGATCGGATTACACCACGTCCGATGCCGGATCTGCCTGCGCGAGTGAAAGCGCAAACAGGGATGGATGACCGCGCTCCAGTGATGGGCGAAACCTTTATTCAATGGGTGATTGAAGATAACTTTATCGCTAATCGGCCGAAATTTGAAAACGTCGGAGTGGAAATGGTGGAGTCAGTTATTCCTTATGAAGAAGCTAAAATTCGTATTCTGAACGCATCCCATAGCTGTATTGCTTGGGCTGGGACGTTGCTCAGTAAGGCCTTCATTCATGAAAGTACATTGATCGATGCGATCTACAATGTGGCTCATAATTATGTGCACCATGATGTGATTCCCTGTCTTGGTGATAATGGAATTAATCTGCACGCGTATCTTGAGACCGTATTAGAGCGATTTACCAATCCATATATCAAAGACACTAACCAGAGAGTTGCGGCCGATGGTTTGTCCAAAATTCCCGCGATGATTACTCCCACGATGATTGAGTGTTATCAACGCGGGATGACGCCCCATGCAACAGCGATGCTGCCCGCCTTGTTCTTTGTTTTTATGCAGCAGTGGCATAAAGGAGAACTGCCGTATGAATATCAAGATAGCATGTTAGATGAAAGCGCGATGCACACGATGTTTGACGCAGCTGATCCAATCCAAGTGTATACACAAAACGCAGCGCTATTTGGTGAACTAGCCACACAAGCTGAATTTGCCACGTTGATACGCGATAAAATTAGCATTGTGAATGAGATGATTGCGTAA
- the xylB gene encoding xylulokinase gives MYLGIDLGTSEVKALVIDECGQTIATHSVPLVIERPYPNWAEQHPQDWWTATNNLISVLREKCVQHWSAIKSIGISGQMHGAVLLDQGDNIIRPAILWNDTRSYAECKELEAAAPSLHEIAGNLAMPGLTAPKLMWVRKHEPDNFSRVKTVLLPKDYLRLKMTGRKISDMSDAAGTLWLDVAKRDWSDDLLDKCDLTRSHMPELIEGCDISASLSKEVAQNWGLNSSVVVAGGGGDNAVSAIGIGAVEPGDAFISLGTSGVLFVVNDQYRPAPQSAVHTFCHVLPHRWHQMSVMLSAASCLQWFCRIVGVTETELLSEIENISDEDRAHAPLFLPYLSGERTPHNDPMATGTFYHLTHSTHRALLGYAVLEGVSFGIADGLHALQNSGTHIKSCSLVGGGARSPYWAQLLADILTLPIVTHKGGETGGALGAARLACLATGTSVADVCHKPEVDHTYQPGKKRHTMLQHRYSRFKALYQHDVTLRASR, from the coding sequence ATGTATTTAGGAATTGATTTAGGCACGTCTGAAGTAAAAGCGTTAGTTATCGATGAATGCGGTCAAACCATAGCAACTCATAGTGTACCGTTAGTCATAGAGCGGCCATATCCCAACTGGGCAGAGCAACATCCACAAGATTGGTGGACAGCAACGAATAACTTGATAAGCGTGTTACGTGAAAAATGTGTACAGCATTGGTCAGCCATTAAGTCGATTGGAATTTCTGGGCAAATGCATGGTGCTGTACTACTTGACCAAGGTGACAATATTATTCGCCCGGCCATATTGTGGAATGATACGCGCAGTTATGCTGAGTGTAAGGAGCTAGAAGCGGCTGCCCCAAGTTTACATGAGATTGCGGGCAATTTGGCCATGCCGGGTTTGACTGCGCCGAAATTAATGTGGGTTCGTAAACATGAGCCAGATAACTTTTCACGTGTGAAGACGGTATTACTGCCTAAAGACTACCTGCGCCTTAAGATGACTGGGCGCAAAATTTCCGACATGTCTGATGCTGCGGGAACCTTATGGCTAGATGTGGCAAAACGTGATTGGTCAGATGATTTGCTAGATAAGTGTGATTTGACACGTTCACACATGCCAGAACTTATCGAAGGCTGTGACATATCGGCATCGTTATCTAAGGAAGTTGCACAAAACTGGGGACTGAATTCGTCAGTTGTCGTCGCAGGCGGTGGTGGTGATAATGCGGTCAGTGCGATAGGTATTGGAGCTGTAGAGCCTGGCGATGCCTTTATCTCGCTAGGGACGTCAGGGGTGTTATTTGTCGTCAATGATCAATATCGCCCAGCGCCTCAATCGGCAGTGCATACGTTTTGCCATGTTTTACCACACCGCTGGCATCAAATGAGCGTCATGCTGAGCGCAGCCAGTTGTTTGCAATGGTTTTGTCGTATCGTCGGGGTAACAGAGACAGAATTACTGTCAGAAATAGAAAATATTAGTGATGAAGATAGAGCGCATGCTCCGCTCTTTTTGCCGTACTTATCAGGTGAACGTACTCCTCACAATGATCCAATGGCAACCGGCACATTTTATCATTTAACCCATTCGACCCATCGCGCATTGCTTGGCTATGCGGTGCTTGAAGGTGTGAGTTTTGGTATTGCCGACGGCCTTCACGCGTTACAAAACAGTGGCACGCACATTAAGTCATGTTCCCTAGTTGGAGGCGGTGCACGCAGTCCGTATTGGGCTCAGCTTCTCGCCGATATTCTCACGCTACCTATTGTAACACATAAAGGCGGTGAAACTGGCGGTGCTCTTGGCGCAGCTCGATTAGCGTGTTTGGCAACGGGAACGTCTGTTGCTGATGTGTGCCATAAGCCTGAAGTTGACCATACCTATCAACCGGGTAAGAAAAGACACACGATGTTGCAACATCGCTACTCGCGTTTTAAAGCCTTATACCAACATGACGTAACATTACGCGCCTCACGCTAG